One Burkholderia vietnamiensis LMG 10929 genomic window carries:
- a CDS encoding FAD-dependent oxidoreductase has product MESPKQYEYLFLGGGKGGKSLAMDLARSGKRVAIIERGMIGGSCINVACIPSKTLIQNARNMHAWRSADATAHPVADMARVHANVRAVVDGMVDVNRRAFEQSGLDLVIGSGRFVAPRRIAVRAADGSEQLFEGENVYINTGTVATIPDVPGLRDAAPLTHVEALGLDVLPARLIVIGGGYIGLEMAQAFRRLGSEVVVIHDAPRVAVREDEDVSIEIQNAFEADGIALRLSARIASVEGRSGTGVTVALADGTTVEGSHLLVATGRRPVTDDLGLDLAGVERDARGFIEVDDTLATTAQRTWAIGEVAGTPMFTHASFDDYRVLKAGIDGRGGTTASRVIPYALFTDPELARIGLNETDAKARNTPVIVAKLPMAAVPRARTNGTTRGFMKALVAPDSGQILGFTMVGSGAGEVMSAVQMAMIGKLPYTSVRDAILAHPLLAEGLNLLFATIK; this is encoded by the coding sequence ATGGAAAGCCCCAAACAATACGAGTATCTGTTCCTCGGCGGCGGCAAGGGCGGCAAGTCGCTGGCGATGGATCTCGCGCGTAGCGGCAAGCGCGTGGCCATCATCGAGCGCGGGATGATCGGCGGTTCGTGCATCAACGTCGCCTGCATTCCGAGCAAGACGCTGATCCAGAATGCCCGCAACATGCATGCGTGGCGCTCGGCCGACGCGACGGCGCATCCGGTGGCCGACATGGCGCGGGTCCACGCGAACGTCCGCGCCGTGGTCGACGGGATGGTCGACGTCAACCGCCGCGCGTTCGAGCAGTCCGGCCTCGATCTGGTGATCGGCTCCGGCCGCTTCGTCGCGCCGCGGCGCATCGCCGTGCGCGCCGCCGACGGCAGCGAGCAGCTGTTCGAAGGCGAGAACGTCTACATCAACACCGGCACCGTGGCGACGATCCCCGACGTGCCGGGGCTGCGCGACGCCGCTCCGCTGACCCACGTCGAGGCGCTCGGCCTCGACGTGCTGCCGGCACGGCTGATCGTCATCGGCGGCGGCTACATCGGCCTCGAGATGGCGCAGGCGTTCCGGCGTCTCGGCAGCGAAGTCGTCGTGATTCACGACGCGCCGCGCGTCGCGGTTCGCGAGGACGAGGACGTCAGCATCGAGATCCAGAACGCGTTCGAAGCCGACGGGATCGCGTTGCGGCTGTCTGCACGCATTGCCAGCGTGGAGGGCCGATCGGGCACCGGTGTCACGGTCGCGCTCGCCGACGGCACGACCGTCGAAGGCAGCCATCTGCTGGTGGCGACGGGCCGGCGCCCGGTCACCGACGACCTCGGCCTCGATCTGGCCGGCGTCGAGCGCGACGCGCGCGGCTTCATCGAGGTCGACGACACGCTGGCGACCACCGCGCAACGCACCTGGGCGATCGGCGAAGTGGCCGGCACGCCGATGTTCACGCATGCGTCGTTCGACGACTATCGCGTGCTGAAAGCCGGCATCGACGGACGCGGCGGCACCACGGCGTCGCGGGTGATTCCGTACGCGTTGTTCACCGATCCGGAGCTGGCGCGCATCGGTCTGAACGAAACGGACGCCAAAGCGCGCAACACGCCGGTCATCGTCGCGAAACTGCCGATGGCAGCCGTGCCGCGCGCGCGCACCAACGGCACCACGCGCGGCTTCATGAAGGCGCTCGTCGCACCCGACAGCGGCCAGATCCTCGGCTTCACGATGGTCGGCTCGGGCGCGGGCGAAGTGATGTCGGCCGTGCAGATGGCGATGATCGGCAAGCTGCCTTATACGTCCGTGCGCGACGCGATCCTCGCTCACCCGCTTCTCGCCGAAGGGCTGAACCTGCTGTTCGCGACGATCAAGTAA
- a CDS encoding MFS transporter, protein MDLNATRSSDHPVDGGDSNDAARETRISRHLALRILPIFMFAYVAAYVDRINVSFAKLQMVVDLGFSDAVFGFGAGTFALGYVVFEVPSNMILQRVGAKRWLTRIILSWAIVSALTTFIATPKQFYVMRYLLGVAEAGLVPGIVYYISQSFPRYHRARVLSTFYAALPLSGLIGSPLSGFIMEYFDGIAGLSGWKWMLVVEALPAFVAALLCWKYLEDDVTQSRHESEADRAYLSRTLAQDRALAASASNDQMFASWIFWTFGVIYFLDVFGIYGYTLWAPTMIKSLGVGRDFVIGLIAALPNAVAMIVMITVGQSADRHRDRRLHTAALFLLAAAGLMLALVWHGNLWLTVLALCIANAGLLSVPPVFWGMPTAVLGPSNAASGIAWISAIGNIGGFFGPYVVGVQKQSSGSFALPVSCMIVCLLAGLGLTLVLPKHIVNR, encoded by the coding sequence TTGGATCTGAACGCGACGCGCTCGTCCGATCATCCGGTCGACGGCGGCGACTCGAACGACGCGGCGCGGGAAACGCGCATTTCGCGGCATCTTGCGCTGCGCATCCTGCCGATCTTCATGTTCGCGTACGTGGCCGCCTACGTCGACCGCATCAACGTCAGCTTCGCGAAACTGCAGATGGTGGTCGATCTGGGTTTCAGCGACGCGGTGTTCGGCTTCGGCGCAGGTACGTTCGCGCTGGGCTACGTCGTGTTCGAGGTGCCGAGCAACATGATCCTGCAGCGGGTCGGCGCGAAGCGCTGGCTCACGCGCATCATCCTGTCGTGGGCGATCGTTTCGGCGTTGACCACGTTCATCGCGACGCCCAAGCAGTTCTACGTGATGCGCTATCTGCTCGGCGTCGCGGAGGCCGGGCTCGTACCGGGCATCGTCTACTACATCTCGCAGTCGTTCCCGCGATACCACCGTGCGCGGGTGCTGTCGACGTTCTACGCGGCGCTTCCGCTGTCCGGGCTGATCGGCTCGCCGTTGAGCGGCTTCATCATGGAATACTTCGACGGCATCGCCGGGCTGTCCGGATGGAAATGGATGCTGGTCGTCGAGGCGCTGCCGGCGTTCGTCGCGGCGCTGCTCTGCTGGAAGTATCTCGAGGACGACGTCACCCAGAGCCGCCACGAGAGCGAGGCCGACCGCGCGTACCTCAGCCGCACGCTCGCCCAGGATCGGGCGCTGGCCGCATCGGCGTCCAACGACCAGATGTTCGCCAGCTGGATTTTCTGGACCTTCGGCGTGATCTACTTCCTCGACGTGTTCGGCATTTACGGCTACACGCTATGGGCGCCGACGATGATCAAGTCGCTCGGCGTCGGAAGGGATTTCGTCATCGGGCTGATCGCAGCGCTGCCGAATGCGGTCGCGATGATCGTGATGATCACGGTCGGACAAAGCGCGGATCGTCACCGCGACCGGCGCCTGCATACGGCCGCGCTGTTCCTGCTCGCCGCGGCGGGGCTCATGCTCGCGCTGGTCTGGCACGGCAACCTGTGGCTGACCGTGCTCGCGCTGTGCATCGCCAACGCCGGGTTGCTGTCCGTGCCGCCGGTGTTCTGGGGAATGCCGACGGCGGTGCTCGGCCCCAGCAATGCGGCCAGCGGCATCGCGTGGATCAGCGCGATCGGCAACATCGGCGGCTTTTTCGGTCCGTACGTGGTCGGCGTGCAGAAGCAGTCGTCGGGCAGCTTCGCGCTGCCCGTATCGTGCATGATCGTGTGCCTGCTGGCCGGCCTGGGTCTCACGCTGGTGCTGCCCAAACATATCGTGAACCGATAA
- a CDS encoding response regulator transcription factor, whose product MSNGPDLIATNSVVYVVDDDDSMRNALGRLFRSVGLGVELFGSAQEFLDFDKRDVPSCLILDVRLKGQSGLALQEQIVAGDLQLPIIFITAHGDVAMSVKAMKNGALDFMSKPFRDQDMLDVVQNALLKDEKRRKSDGRLADVRRRYGTLTPREREVMKYVVSGLLNKQIAAEMGLSEITVKIHRGHAMRKMGARTLPEFVLGAQALGLDPAAE is encoded by the coding sequence ATGAGCAACGGTCCCGATCTCATCGCAACGAACTCCGTCGTGTATGTCGTCGACGACGACGACTCGATGCGCAACGCGCTTGGCCGGCTGTTTCGCTCCGTCGGCCTCGGCGTGGAGCTGTTCGGGTCGGCCCAGGAGTTTCTCGATTTCGACAAGCGCGATGTGCCGAGCTGCCTGATTCTCGACGTCCGGCTCAAAGGCCAAAGCGGCCTCGCGTTGCAGGAGCAGATCGTCGCCGGCGATCTTCAGTTGCCGATCATCTTCATCACGGCGCACGGCGACGTCGCCATGTCGGTGAAGGCGATGAAGAACGGCGCATTGGACTTCATGTCGAAGCCGTTCCGCGATCAGGACATGCTGGACGTCGTCCAGAATGCGTTGCTGAAGGACGAGAAGCGCCGCAAGTCGGACGGTCGCCTCGCCGACGTTCGCCGCCGCTACGGCACGTTGACGCCGCGCGAGCGCGAGGTGATGAAGTACGTGGTGAGCGGCCTGCTCAACAAGCAGATCGCCGCGGAGATGGGGCTCAGCGAAATCACCGTGAAGATCCATCGCGGCCACGCGATGCGCAAGATGGGCGCGCGAACGCTGCCCGAATTCGTGCTCGGCGCACAAGCGCTGGGGCTCGATCCCGCGGCGGAGTAA
- a CDS encoding ATP-binding protein has translation MDSNRQMSEGRGVRVDHIIAPPELAAVPASALGPNVDAQLRTSPRAVYAVAIALGLAVFLVDAFAPVDVAVAVLYVVVVLLVASVASTTVTVGTAWACVSLTVLGFLLAQSDQIAVSSLARCIVSVIAIVTVSALALRNQSSRAMLQNQVDLLNLTHDAIVVYGLDGRVRFWSKGAERLYGWRAPEAFGAAFHELTQTAAAAPIAELIDTTIREGCWQGELTRTRKNGETVLISSRWIVSRDKSGQPVAILSTDSDITQAKSLEAELRRQKEELVATIDAIPAMVWSTAEDGRLLYLNRRWTDYDVRTRDGADVWRDIVHPDDIATLEAAWHDAISSGSPFEVTARVQLGSGEYRCMIIGAAPLRDADGRIRRWYGVNTDIEARRQAEQALERSRAELAHVTRVTMLGELAASIAHEVTQPLAAIVTSGEAGLRWLNHDVPDLDEVRDSIEQMTDDARRATDIIRQIRAMAKRNDRDDTLVDVTSIVEQSMDLMRRELQSHGVEVAQSCQPSLWVRGDRVQLQQVIINLLMNAVQAMSGVAGPRRTLAVSTRLVDGANAQITVEDSGHGIKTQDADSLFTPFFTTKKEGMGMGLSICRSIVEGHGGRIWAESQENEGTSMQFVLPVEGITQP, from the coding sequence ATGGATAGCAATCGCCAGATGAGCGAGGGTCGCGGCGTACGTGTGGACCACATCATTGCGCCGCCCGAGCTTGCGGCGGTGCCTGCGTCCGCGCTCGGCCCCAATGTCGACGCCCAGCTGCGCACCAGCCCGCGCGCGGTGTACGCGGTCGCGATCGCGCTGGGTCTCGCGGTGTTCCTCGTCGACGCGTTCGCGCCGGTCGACGTCGCGGTCGCCGTGCTGTACGTCGTGGTGGTGCTGCTGGTTGCGTCGGTGGCGTCCACGACGGTCACCGTCGGCACGGCGTGGGCCTGCGTGTCGCTGACCGTGCTCGGCTTCCTGCTCGCGCAAAGCGATCAGATCGCGGTCAGTTCGCTCGCGCGCTGCATCGTCAGCGTCATAGCGATCGTGACGGTGTCGGCGCTCGCGTTGCGCAATCAGAGCAGCCGGGCCATGCTGCAGAACCAGGTCGATCTGCTCAACCTCACGCACGACGCGATCGTCGTGTACGGCCTCGACGGGCGCGTCCGCTTCTGGAGCAAGGGCGCGGAGCGTCTGTACGGATGGCGCGCGCCGGAAGCGTTCGGCGCGGCGTTCCACGAGCTGACGCAGACGGCCGCCGCCGCGCCGATCGCCGAGCTGATCGACACGACGATCCGCGAAGGTTGCTGGCAAGGGGAGCTGACGCGCACGCGCAAGAACGGCGAGACGGTGCTGATCTCCAGCCGCTGGATCGTGTCGCGCGACAAGTCGGGCCAGCCGGTCGCGATTCTGTCGACCGACAGCGACATCACGCAGGCGAAGTCGCTGGAAGCCGAGCTGCGCCGCCAGAAGGAAGAGCTGGTGGCCACGATCGATGCGATCCCTGCGATGGTGTGGAGCACGGCGGAAGACGGCCGCCTGCTGTACCTCAATCGCCGCTGGACCGATTACGACGTCAGAACCCGCGACGGCGCGGACGTGTGGCGCGACATCGTCCATCCCGACGACATCGCGACGCTCGAGGCGGCCTGGCACGATGCGATTTCGTCCGGCAGCCCGTTCGAGGTGACGGCGCGCGTCCAGCTCGGCAGCGGCGAGTATCGTTGCATGATCATCGGCGCGGCGCCGTTGCGCGACGCGGACGGCCGGATTCGCCGCTGGTACGGCGTCAATACCGACATCGAGGCGCGCCGGCAGGCCGAGCAGGCGCTCGAGCGCTCGCGCGCGGAACTGGCCCATGTCACGCGCGTCACGATGCTCGGCGAACTCGCGGCGTCGATCGCGCACGAGGTCACGCAGCCGTTGGCCGCGATCGTGACGTCGGGCGAGGCCGGGCTTCGCTGGCTGAATCACGACGTGCCGGATCTCGACGAAGTGCGCGACTCGATCGAACAAATGACCGACGACGCGCGGCGCGCTACCGATATCATTCGTCAGATCCGCGCGATGGCGAAGCGCAACGACCGCGACGATACGCTCGTCGACGTCACGTCGATCGTCGAGCAATCGATGGATCTGATGCGCCGCGAGCTGCAGAGCCACGGCGTCGAAGTCGCGCAGAGCTGCCAGCCGTCGCTGTGGGTGCGGGGCGACCGCGTGCAGTTGCAGCAGGTGATCATCAATCTGCTGATGAACGCCGTGCAGGCGATGAGCGGCGTCGCCGGCCCCAGGCGCACGCTGGCCGTGTCGACGCGGCTCGTCGACGGCGCGAACGCGCAGATCACGGTGGAAGACTCCGGCCACGGGATCAAGACGCAGGACGCCGATTCGCTGTTTACGCCGTTCTTCACGACCAAGAAGGAAGGCATGGGAATGGGCCTGTCGATCTGCCGTTCGATCGTCGAAGGGCATGGTGGCCGCATCTGGGCCGAATCACAAGAAAACGAGGGGACATCGATGCAGTTCGTTCTACCAGTCGAAGGAATCACGCAGCCATGA
- a CDS encoding response regulator transcription factor: protein MPNRGIVSIVDDDRSVRRATRSLVRSLGWDVRVYESAEAFLDADPIGDVACIISDVHMKGITGLEMYAALLERGPAPPVIFITAFPSDATREQAMKLGAICVFSKPVDPAQIQERLEDVGANSGPQ, encoded by the coding sequence ATGCCGAACCGAGGTATTGTTTCCATCGTCGATGATGACCGGTCCGTCCGTCGGGCGACGCGCAGTCTCGTCCGCTCGCTGGGCTGGGACGTGCGCGTCTACGAGTCCGCCGAGGCGTTCCTCGACGCCGATCCGATCGGCGACGTCGCGTGTATCATCTCCGACGTGCATATGAAGGGCATCACCGGCTTGGAGATGTATGCGGCCCTTCTCGAGCGCGGACCGGCGCCTCCCGTGATCTTCATCACGGCTTTCCCATCCGACGCAACGCGCGAGCAGGCGATGAAGCTCGGCGCGATCTGCGTGTTCAGCAAACCGGTCGACCCGGCGCAGATCCAGGAGCGCCTCGAGGACGTCGGCGCGAACAGCGGCCCCCAGTAA
- a CDS encoding LysR family transcriptional regulator yields MDRTLHAMSVFSQVARLGSFTAAAEMLGISAASASTLVRRLEEHLGATLLQRSTRCVRLTTEGEQYQEHCQRILGEIELMQQQLSGAGKIARGRLAVDLDQEVAHSVLPFLPVFRANHPEVGLRVDVGGDADGLIANGVDCAVVVGQLADSSLRSRRVGHFHAVTVASPDYLKARGTPVDPDSLHCHDVIHYTPRRFGPVREFRYTVDGAETRLKLAERISVNDVRSAVRYAVEGVGIAQVSERMVAEELAKGTLVSILGEYGPPPLPISVLYPDRRQVPMSIRAFIDWMQTQLRDLEIASFDHTSAPNGGRDAAPYWTPNSERNNSERPFITAGFQPLSATA; encoded by the coding sequence ATGGACCGTACCCTGCATGCGATGTCAGTGTTCAGCCAGGTCGCGCGCCTGGGCAGCTTCACCGCGGCGGCCGAGATGCTCGGCATCAGCGCGGCATCGGCCAGCACGCTGGTGCGCCGGCTCGAGGAGCATCTCGGCGCAACGCTGCTGCAGCGCTCCACGCGCTGTGTCCGGCTCACCACGGAGGGCGAGCAGTATCAGGAGCACTGCCAGCGCATTCTCGGCGAGATCGAGCTGATGCAGCAGCAACTGAGCGGCGCCGGGAAGATCGCGCGCGGCCGGCTGGCGGTGGATCTCGATCAGGAAGTCGCGCATTCGGTGTTGCCGTTCCTGCCGGTGTTCCGCGCGAACCATCCGGAAGTGGGCTTGCGGGTCGACGTCGGCGGCGACGCGGACGGCCTGATCGCGAACGGCGTCGACTGCGCGGTCGTGGTCGGCCAGCTGGCCGACTCGTCGCTGCGCAGCCGGCGCGTCGGGCACTTCCATGCGGTGACGGTGGCGAGCCCCGACTATCTGAAGGCGCGCGGCACGCCCGTCGACCCCGACAGCCTCCATTGCCACGACGTGATCCATTACACGCCGCGGCGCTTCGGTCCGGTCCGCGAGTTCCGTTACACGGTGGACGGCGCCGAGACGCGGCTCAAGCTGGCGGAGCGCATTTCCGTCAATGACGTGCGTTCGGCCGTTCGATACGCGGTCGAAGGCGTCGGCATCGCGCAGGTGAGCGAACGGATGGTCGCGGAGGAGTTGGCGAAGGGCACGCTCGTCAGCATTCTCGGCGAGTACGGCCCGCCGCCGCTGCCGATTTCGGTGCTGTATCCGGATCGACGCCAGGTGCCGATGTCGATCCGCGCGTTCATCGACTGGATGCAGACGCAGCTTCGCGATCTGGAAATCGCCAGCTTCGACCACACGTCGGCGCCGAACGGCGGGCGCGACGCGGCACCGTACTGGACGCCGAACAGCGAGCGCAACAACAGCGAGCGGCCGTTCATTACAGCGGGCTTCCAGCCGCTGTCGGCCACGGCGTGA
- a CDS encoding AraC family transcriptional regulator, with amino-acid sequence MTALRHVTDTPKGVVGPKALNQRFRLNRYYPRAELAGVLDHHWIVEWDLRDQPPHVQRTLPYPCVNLVFDPRRTGIFGVVSGAFETTLVGAGRVLGLRFRPGAFRAFFGKPVHLMTDKVLPVSTLGLDEADAENAVLGAGDDAAMVAAAEALLLRALPPADPQVERIDAILRLLQQDAALTQVRDLAERAGLSERTLQQLFSSYVGVTPKWVICRYRLHEAADRLAGGEPVDLAELAHSLGYFDQAHFTRDFRKLVGKAPAEYRRDDGHA; translated from the coding sequence ATGACCGCCTTGCGTCACGTGACCGACACGCCGAAAGGCGTCGTCGGCCCGAAAGCCCTCAATCAGCGCTTCCGCCTGAATCGCTACTATCCGCGCGCCGAACTCGCCGGCGTGCTGGACCACCACTGGATCGTCGAGTGGGACTTGCGCGATCAGCCGCCGCACGTGCAGCGTACGCTGCCGTATCCGTGCGTGAATCTCGTGTTCGATCCCCGGCGCACGGGCATCTTCGGCGTGGTGTCCGGCGCGTTCGAGACGACGCTCGTCGGCGCGGGACGCGTGCTCGGGCTGCGGTTCCGGCCGGGCGCGTTCCGCGCGTTCTTCGGCAAGCCGGTGCACCTGATGACGGACAAGGTGTTGCCGGTGTCGACGCTCGGGCTCGACGAGGCCGACGCCGAGAACGCCGTGCTCGGCGCCGGCGACGATGCGGCGATGGTTGCCGCCGCGGAGGCGCTGCTGTTGCGCGCGCTGCCGCCGGCCGATCCGCAGGTCGAGCGCATCGATGCGATTCTGCGGTTGCTGCAGCAGGACGCGGCGCTCACGCAGGTGCGCGATCTCGCCGAGCGTGCGGGGTTGAGCGAGCGCACGCTGCAGCAGCTCTTTTCCAGCTACGTGGGCGTGACGCCGAAATGGGTGATTTGTCGTTATCGTCTGCACGAGGCCGCCGACCGGCTCGCGGGCGGCGAGCCGGTCGATCTCGCGGAACTCGCCCATTCGCTCGGGTATTTCGACCAGGCGCATTTCACGCGCGATTTTCGCAAGCTGGTCGGCAAGGCGCCGGCCGAATATCGGCGCGACGACGGGCATGCGTGA
- a CDS encoding glutathione S-transferase family protein codes for MPHDRHLTLYHSPRSRSAGARMLLEELGADYEIHAFDLSAGKQHEPEFLRLNPLGKVPTLRHGDVIVTEQTAVYLYAAELYPEAGLSPAPGDALRGPYLRWMAFYGSCFEPAIVDRSMNRAPAAYSTSPYGDFDTVVAAIGAQLAGGPYLLGERFTAADVLWGSALSWTTMFKLMPETPPVRAYIDRVLARPAIQRVQAADAALAAEQDRAKAAAADGR; via the coding sequence ATGCCGCACGACCGCCACCTGACCCTCTATCACTCGCCGCGCAGCCGGTCGGCCGGCGCACGCATGCTGCTCGAAGAGCTCGGCGCCGACTATGAGATCCACGCGTTCGACCTGTCCGCCGGCAAGCAGCACGAACCCGAGTTCCTTCGCCTCAACCCGCTGGGCAAGGTGCCCACGCTGCGCCACGGCGACGTGATCGTCACCGAGCAGACGGCCGTCTATCTGTACGCGGCCGAGCTGTATCCGGAAGCCGGCCTGTCGCCGGCGCCCGGCGATGCGCTGCGCGGCCCGTATCTGCGCTGGATGGCGTTCTACGGTTCGTGCTTCGAGCCGGCCATCGTCGACCGCTCGATGAACCGCGCGCCGGCCGCGTATTCGACGTCGCCGTATGGCGACTTCGACACCGTCGTCGCCGCGATCGGCGCGCAACTGGCCGGCGGCCCGTATCTGCTCGGCGAGCGGTTTACCGCAGCCGACGTGCTGTGGGGCTCGGCGCTGAGCTGGACCACGATGTTCAAGCTGATGCCGGAAACGCCGCCCGTGCGCGCGTATATCGACCGCGTGCTGGCCCGCCCGGCGATCCAGCGCGTGCAGGCCGCAGATGCGGCGCTCGCGGCCGAACAGGATCGGGCGAAGGCGGCAGCCGCGGACGGCCGGTAG
- a CDS encoding aminotransferase class V-fold PLP-dependent enzyme, translated as MSDTTPLHYLDYAATTPADPRVIEAMMACLGADGIFGNPASSSHAAGRLAKQKVEHARAQVAALIGADADEIVWTSGATESNNLALKGYAETATGKRHLITSRLEHKAILDTTANLSKHGMTVTYLSPNADGEITADAVAAALSADTGLVSLMLVNNELGTLTDIGAISRIVHAAGALLHVDAAQALGKTPIDVRALGIDLLSMSAHKVYGPKGIGALFVRRDIADRIAPQIHGGGHERGLRSGTLATHQIVGMGVACELAADKLEREAARIAALSARVKDALLALGDITHNAAAARRIPHTMSFTVDVPGFFPFMLGDALAVSSTSACNSTSGAPSHVLTAIGLDAAAASRTVRISFGRFTTEQDAEFAIACFARALEQCRAAAATGFTASRQITPAELTAIRHAGFRAVICNRPDGESADQPAFDEIAAAARELGLDARYLPVERDGIGDAQVDAFGALVDALPKPVLAYCRSGSRSALLWNRLTERRAVTV; from the coding sequence ATGAGCGATACCACCCCGCTGCACTACCTCGACTACGCCGCCACCACGCCCGCCGATCCGCGCGTGATCGAAGCGATGATGGCCTGCCTCGGCGCCGACGGCATCTTCGGCAACCCGGCATCGAGCTCGCACGCCGCCGGCCGGCTGGCGAAGCAGAAGGTCGAGCACGCACGCGCCCAGGTCGCGGCGCTGATCGGCGCGGACGCCGACGAGATCGTCTGGACCTCGGGCGCGACCGAATCGAACAACCTCGCGCTGAAGGGCTACGCGGAAACCGCGACCGGCAAGCGCCACCTGATCACGAGCCGCCTCGAACACAAGGCGATCCTCGACACGACGGCGAACCTGTCGAAGCACGGAATGACGGTCACCTATCTGTCGCCGAACGCCGACGGCGAAATCACCGCCGACGCCGTAGCCGCGGCACTCAGCGCCGATACGGGGCTCGTGTCGCTGATGCTCGTCAACAACGAGCTGGGCACGCTGACCGACATCGGCGCGATCTCGCGCATCGTCCACGCGGCCGGCGCGCTGTTGCACGTCGACGCCGCGCAGGCGCTCGGCAAGACGCCGATCGACGTGCGCGCGCTCGGTATCGACCTGCTGTCGATGTCCGCGCACAAGGTATATGGCCCGAAAGGGATCGGCGCGCTGTTCGTCCGCCGCGACATCGCGGATCGCATCGCGCCGCAGATCCACGGCGGCGGACACGAGCGCGGCCTGCGTTCGGGCACGCTCGCGACGCATCAGATCGTCGGGATGGGCGTCGCGTGTGAATTGGCCGCCGACAAGCTCGAGCGCGAAGCCGCACGGATCGCGGCGCTCAGCGCACGCGTGAAGGACGCGCTGCTCGCGCTCGGCGACATCACGCACAACGCGGCAGCGGCGCGCCGCATTCCGCACACGATGAGCTTCACCGTCGACGTGCCGGGCTTCTTCCCGTTCATGCTCGGCGATGCGCTCGCGGTGTCGTCGACGTCCGCGTGCAACTCGACGAGCGGTGCGCCGTCGCACGTGCTGACCGCGATCGGCCTCGATGCCGCCGCCGCGAGCCGCACGGTGCGCATCAGCTTCGGCCGCTTCACGACGGAACAGGACGCCGAGTTCGCGATCGCGTGTTTCGCTCGCGCGCTCGAACAATGCCGGGCCGCGGCCGCGACCGGCTTCACCGCGTCGCGGCAGATCACGCCGGCCGAGCTGACGGCGATTCGTCATGCGGGCTTCCGTGCGGTGATCTGCAACCGGCCGGACGGCGAAAGCGCCGACCAGCCGGCATTCGACGAGATCGCCGCCGCGGCGCGTGAACTCGGGCTCGATGCGCGCTATCTGCCGGTCGAGCGCGACGGGATCGGCGATGCGCAGGTCGACGCGTTCGGCGCGCTGGTCGATGCGCTGCCGAAGCCGGTGCTCGCGTATTGTCGAAGCGGCAGCCGCTCCGCGCTGCTGTGGAACCGGCTGACCGAGCGCCGCGCGGTCACGGTTTGA